The Anaplasmataceae bacterium AB001_6 genome has a segment encoding these proteins:
- a CDS encoding cytochrome c oxidase subunit 3, with protein sequence MHIAQYIISWGLILIMLEKKVEHKFHIIDPSYKPIFTSFSLFLLVISFVLFMREKNFLTIFAFLASLSILLFSLFLWWKDIILEAIRDKAHNEVVQKGLKIGMILFIITEIVFFGSYFASFFTAWINTYIIEDFWNIIVSSWPPEGIKTVDPLEIPFINTCILLLSGCSVSWAHYALLNKDNTNLVNALFITIMLGLIFIFLQFFEFAHSDFNFVEEGIKSLYTSNFYMLTGFHGAHVIIGVIFLTVCLIRAIKGQLTPLNHLGFEFASWYWHFVDVVWIFVFLFVYVFSR encoded by the coding sequence ATGCATATTGCTCAATATATTATTTCTTGGGGTTTGATACTAATCATGTTAGAAAAAAAAGTAGAACACAAATTTCATATCATAGATCCTAGTTATAAACCAATCTTTACCTCTTTTTCTCTTTTTCTCTTGGTAATTAGTTTTGTATTATTCATGAGAGAAAAAAATTTTCTTACCATCTTTGCTTTTTTAGCTTCTTTATCAATTTTATTATTCTCTCTTTTCTTATGGTGGAAAGATATAATCTTGGAAGCAATAAGAGATAAAGCACATAATGAAGTGGTTCAAAAAGGGCTAAAGATAGGAATGATATTGTTTATTATCACTGAAATTGTATTTTTTGGCTCATATTTTGCATCTTTTTTCACTGCTTGGATAAACACTTACATTATAGAAGATTTTTGGAACATAATAGTTTCATCTTGGCCACCAGAAGGCATAAAAACTGTAGATCCTTTAGAAATACCTTTTATAAATACATGTATATTACTTCTTTCAGGATGTTCAGTTTCATGGGCTCATTATGCTCTTTTAAATAAAGATAATACAAATTTAGTTAATGCCTTATTTATAACGATAATGCTAGGTTTAATATTCATATTTCTGCAATTTTTTGAATTCGCTCACTCTGATTTTAATTTTGTAGAAGAGGGTATAAAATCTTTATATACTTCAAACTTTTATATGTTGACAGGTTTTCACGGTGCACATGTAATAATTGGAGTAATTTTCCTTACTGTTTGTTTAATTAGGGCAATCAAAGGACAACTTACACCATTAAATCACCTAGGTTTTGAATTTGCATCTTGGTACTGGCATTTTGTAGATGTAGTATGGATATTCGTATTTCTTTTTGTATATGTATTTTCAAGATAA
- a CDS encoding aspartate-semialdehyde dehydrogenase has translation MKSFVIAVIGATGVIGREIINILYERGFPVSKIIPLASMDSYGKKISFGEKQVYQVEMLEKFNTFSDVDIVFFATNEYISRKYVDRFRSAGCIVIDTSDAYRLDEKVPLIVPEINAHDVGDSRFFASPNCSAIQLLMSIFPLTKLVNINRIFVSTYQSVSGIGRKAMNELYDKTKASYSFIDKDEEESVFPENIVFNCLPHVGDFDELGNSSEENKIKLESNKITGGILSDIIATCVRVPVFIGHAQSIFIEFDGSMKNINSVIEAYDDFPGVDLFNDVEKYATPLNAKNFDDVVVSRLRIDEEKRICSIWSVADNLRKGGALNAVQIAEIIANL, from the coding sequence ATGAAAAGTTTTGTAATAGCCGTAATTGGTGCTACTGGTGTTATTGGTAGAGAAATAATTAACATTCTATACGAAAGGGGCTTTCCTGTTTCTAAAATTATTCCTCTTGCATCTATGGATTCCTATGGAAAAAAAATTTCTTTTGGAGAAAAGCAAGTTTATCAAGTAGAAATGCTAGAAAAATTTAACACTTTTAGTGACGTTGATATAGTTTTTTTTGCTACAAATGAATATATTTCTAGAAAATATGTTGATCGTTTTCGATCTGCTGGATGCATTGTGATAGATACAAGTGATGCTTATAGATTAGATGAAAAAGTCCCGTTAATTGTTCCTGAGATAAATGCTCATGACGTAGGCGATAGTAGATTTTTTGCTAGTCCCAATTGCTCTGCCATTCAATTGCTTATGTCTATTTTTCCTTTAACAAAATTGGTCAACATAAATAGGATTTTTGTGTCAACATACCAATCAGTTTCTGGGATAGGCCGCAAAGCTATGAATGAATTATATGATAAAACTAAAGCTAGTTATTCTTTTATAGATAAAGACGAAGAAGAGAGTGTTTTTCCAGAAAATATAGTTTTTAATTGCTTGCCACATGTTGGTGATTTTGATGAATTAGGAAATTCTTCTGAAGAGAATAAAATAAAATTAGAAAGTAATAAGATAACAGGGGGCATTTTGAGTGATATTATAGCTACTTGTGTACGTGTCCCTGTTTTTATTGGTCATGCACAGTCTATATTTATAGAATTTGATGGCTCTATGAAGAATATAAATTCTGTGATTGAAGCGTATGATGATTTTCCTGGGGTAGATTTGTTTAATGATGTAGAGAAATATGCTACACCATTGAATGCTAAAAATTTTGATGATGTAGTTGTTTCTCGATTGAGAATTGATGAAGAAAAAAGGATATGTTCTATTTGGAGCGTTGCAGATAACTTGAGAAAGGGTGGTGCACTGAATGCTGTTCAAATAGCTGAAATTATTGCAAATCTTTGA
- a CDS encoding AmpG family muropeptide MFS transporter, which produces MSDKLKKRSNDMLTIFMIALISGMMFSFTHGTINMWFSVAGIPKSKIGFMHIATFPFALKFLWSGFFDIIIVKFFKKFNNYYRWTVVFQILIFICISIYFFINPTKSLFFIFIFQFFLSILAASHDANSDAYRVKILSSKEQGLGTSFAISGYRIGMYLAGGIFLLLVSYLCDVNLLCDNITNWQYSYLIFSILIFTIMVMIFFIRRNSKDFYDRNFSENKGEKKYDNFLGHIEHFLRTSFISPIKDFYSRESMCILILFSLLFARAPDIFIGVMLNPFFLEMGYSIRDIAFVNKTFGFFITFVGAYFGGFLLLRFNLNKMVIIGLFLQMISNLSFMLIYYIGNYIQLLFLAIAVENITGGMITTIFVAYISNLCKNSNYIALQYSMLTSFTALGVLIISPISGILAELLNWDSFFLISALIGIIPLFTMLHIFSNKINTTTEIA; this is translated from the coding sequence ATGAGTGATAAACTAAAAAAAAGATCCAACGATATGCTCACGATTTTTATGATTGCATTAATATCTGGGATGATGTTTTCTTTTACTCATGGGACAATTAATATGTGGTTTTCTGTTGCTGGGATACCTAAATCGAAGATTGGATTTATGCACATCGCAACTTTCCCCTTTGCTCTTAAATTTTTGTGGTCTGGCTTTTTTGATATAATTATAGTTAAATTTTTTAAAAAATTTAATAATTATTATCGCTGGACAGTTGTCTTTCAGATTTTAATATTTATATGCATTTCGATTTACTTTTTCATTAACCCTACTAAGAGTCTATTTTTCATATTTATATTTCAGTTTTTTTTATCTATTTTAGCTGCTAGTCATGATGCTAATTCTGATGCTTATAGAGTAAAAATTCTGTCATCAAAAGAACAAGGATTGGGAACTTCTTTTGCTATTTCTGGCTATAGAATTGGTATGTATTTAGCGGGCGGTATATTTTTATTATTAGTTTCTTATTTATGCGATGTAAATCTTTTGTGTGATAATATAACAAATTGGCAATATTCTTACCTTATTTTTTCTATTTTAATTTTCACCATTATGGTGATGATTTTTTTTATCAGGAGAAATTCAAAGGATTTTTATGATCGTAACTTTTCTGAAAATAAAGGGGAAAAAAAGTATGATAATTTTCTAGGTCATATAGAGCATTTCTTACGTACTTCATTTATAAGCCCTATTAAAGACTTTTATTCGCGTGAATCTATGTGTATCTTGATACTCTTTTCACTTTTATTTGCCAGAGCACCTGACATATTTATAGGAGTTATGCTTAATCCTTTTTTTCTAGAGATGGGTTATTCTATACGCGATATAGCATTTGTTAATAAAACTTTTGGTTTTTTTATAACTTTTGTTGGGGCATATTTTGGTGGTTTTTTACTTTTACGTTTTAATTTAAATAAAATGGTCATAATTGGTTTGTTTTTGCAAATGATATCAAATTTATCTTTTATGCTAATATATTATATTGGTAACTATATACAGTTGCTTTTTTTAGCAATTGCTGTAGAAAATATCACAGGAGGAATGATTACCACTATATTTGTTGCTTATATATCTAATCTTTGTAAAAATTCCAATTATATTGCTTTGCAATACTCAATGTTAACTTCTTTCACAGCACTGGGTGTGCTTATTATATCACCTATTTCTGGTATATTGGCTGAATTGTTAAATTGGGATTCTTTCTTCTTAATTAGTGCATTAATCGGTATTATACCTTTATTTACTATGCTACATATATTTTCTAATAAAATAAATACAACTACTGAGATTGCTTAA
- a CDS encoding AmpG family muropeptide MFS transporter yields MRNKTITILTADNAEIFIFGIISSMVFSLIHSNFSTWLSNIGVSKTEIGFISLFSMPYALRFIWSSEISKYKIPILSRLFGNHKSWVFIITIMISFTTLILFFIDLDSDNIYFFSVFVFIYSVFGALQVSLIDCYRINKFSYKQQSIVSSFYMTGYKTGIILASGFLLILVDYLCKMFGLCDASINWKISYLILSLLMVFFSLINLLFFPKFSLNIDDYGKRIFCIQKMKSAVLSVLSVKGGIYLLCFVTIYRIPDAFISNMINIFFLDRGYSLSEIGFYWKIIGFITNILGLLLGGYLSTITNDKTFLMIGAILQMISNIFFVYMANNINNDIITLCITIFVENICAGVATCCIVSYIAKKCKIYVNPAASYAFIESFYRLFEIFINLFSGIYADNFSWISFYIFSMCLGLIPLFMILKLK; encoded by the coding sequence ATGAGAAATAAAACTATAACTATTTTAACTGCTGATAATGCAGAAATATTTATTTTTGGAATTATAAGCAGTATGGTTTTCTCTCTTATTCATTCTAACTTTAGTACTTGGTTATCAAATATTGGAGTATCAAAAACAGAAATTGGATTTATTTCATTGTTTTCGATGCCTTATGCTCTAAGATTTATCTGGTCTTCTGAAATTTCAAAATACAAAATACCAATTTTATCAAGATTATTTGGCAATCATAAATCATGGGTATTTATTATTACTATTATGATTTCATTTACAACATTGATTCTATTTTTTATAGATTTAGATTCAGATAACATATATTTTTTTAGTGTATTTGTATTTATTTATTCCGTATTTGGTGCTTTGCAGGTATCACTTATAGATTGTTATAGAATTAATAAATTCTCTTATAAGCAGCAAAGCATAGTGTCTTCTTTCTATATGACAGGATATAAAACAGGTATAATACTTGCTAGTGGTTTTTTATTAATACTTGTTGATTATTTATGCAAAATGTTTGGTTTATGCGATGCATCCATAAATTGGAAGATAAGTTATTTAATCTTATCGTTATTAATGGTTTTTTTTAGTCTAATAAATCTGTTATTTTTTCCAAAATTTAGTTTAAATATTGATGATTATGGCAAAAGAATATTTTGCATACAGAAAATGAAATCTGCTGTACTTAGCGTTTTGAGTGTTAAGGGAGGTATATATTTATTATGCTTTGTTACGATTTATAGAATTCCTGATGCTTTTATTAGTAATATGATAAATATATTTTTTTTAGATAGAGGGTACTCTTTATCAGAAATAGGTTTTTATTGGAAAATTATTGGGTTTATAACAAATATTTTAGGTCTTTTATTAGGTGGTTATTTGTCTACTATCACTAATGATAAAACATTTTTAATGATAGGTGCTATTTTACAAATGATATCTAATATCTTCTTTGTTTATATGGCAAATAATATAAATAATGATATTATCACTTTATGCATTACCATTTTTGTAGAAAATATATGTGCAGGTGTTGCAACGTGTTGTATAGTATCTTATATTGCTAAAAAATGTAAGATTTATGTTAATCCTGCAGCAAGCTATGCTTTTATAGAATCATTTTATAGACTGTTTGAAATATTTATCAATTTATTTTCCGGTATTTATGCAGATAATTTTTCTTGGATTTCATTTTATATCTTTAGTATGTGCCTTGGTTTAATTCCTTTGTTTATGATACTTAAATTAAAATGA
- a CDS encoding SH3 domain-containing protein has translation MLFTIPFIDDFFCYDCPKDHFFKTKSNKINLRKGPSIEYPIIFTYNSKNIPVRILSCYEDWFYIQDYENRAGWIKKSFLIKNINYAIVSIDKASLFHKSDINSKKIYYCDVGTILSYKICQGEWCKVKINKNVTGWIQKSKIWGVE, from the coding sequence GTGTTATTTACAATACCTTTTATTGATGATTTTTTTTGTTATGATTGCCCGAAAGATCATTTTTTTAAAACTAAAAGTAATAAGATAAATTTGCGCAAGGGACCATCAATTGAATACCCTATAATTTTTACTTATAATTCTAAAAATATTCCTGTTCGTATTTTATCATGCTATGAAGATTGGTTTTATATACAAGATTATGAAAATAGAGCAGGATGGATAAAAAAATCTTTCTTAATAAAAAATATCAATTATGCTATAGTAAGCATAGATAAAGCTTCATTATTCCATAAATCAGATATTAATTCTAAGAAGATATATTATTGTGATGTTGGAACAATATTAAGTTATAAAATTTGTCAAGGTGAGTGGTGTAAAGTAAAAATAAATAAGAATGTTACCGGTTGGATACAAAAAAGTAAAATTTGGGGTGTGGAATGA
- a CDS encoding DEAD/DEAH box helicase, which produces MKEFIFTDVPIEATPFLLQKNISKLTIDSLIIYICDNKVDPLKIKKWLDFLEINSLIIESPDVIPYELNFSSKKSVFLYFKSLNNLSNNLKNIKVIILTINTLIKKNLPKSIINKANIEIKCGKNLEQHILVQKLLHWGYEIKKTAYAIGDIAIKGNLVDIITPLEALRVDYFDNKIDNIRLFDINTQLTTAKIEQKCQIFPVKLLMYDYININSLNNFFKKKNLNITKSLNHNIRYPGEENWANIFYNVELQNFFKYLDKIEKDCLKKCVLIFDHINLTNINNSLSALYAQQKKNVEVEFSSAKELLYLDVQQDISKKFKNNIAFIATQDSFYHKTHKDHVVQKSEIIQNFLNHEQNLRETFASKSKQTKIILTFPSQGCLISVAKILNLKFNIIEKISQAKSEEINCSILHLNYGFNCQSEKYIFIALKNTLVKQQSTDYKLSSIYMHDIEIGDLVVHKKYGIGIFGGIIELFIDKQLKQHFYVIEYQNHDKIYTPVENVNLIFKYGTSNDTTVLDTIGSKNWQKRKENAKNRISLIADELIKTAAIRNRIKIDNIKINCESYKLFCDSFPYIETDDQLTVLQDIFTDLQNNKLIDRLICGDAGVGKTEVALRAAFIITDNNFNNQVALLSPTTVLANQHYKLFHNRMSEFGINVVELSSNTKNPKKIKEEIKTGIAQVVIGTTSLLKTEFANLKMLIIDEEQQFGVKDKEYIKKTYPKTHVISMSATPIPRTLQMSLSSIRDLSLITTFPKDRIIPCVFVSQYNLTIIKNFILREYKRGGSVLYICPRIKDIQYLYSDIADFCKEYNINTEVLHGKLKNQEIEDIMSRFRKRDTSVVLATNIVQSGIDISHTNTIIVYDSHKFGTSQLYQLRGRVGRSNVQSYVYFIKPDDITEAAEDRLNFIKSLNQMNCSFSVANYDMDFRGFGNLVGDKQSGKVKEVGIEMYQEMLNAAILNKPVIEEITVSINLNRGIPNEYIKDFKTRMQIYRKLSKAETKEEILQITSEMIDRFGEIPDVVDNLIKISLLITLSKHIGIKSITITKKYIYINFLRINIDAKNLILFIMKNNLKYKIIKKDEIKVVEYNESLEQSLKRAIEHIEIFSDILCRADQ; this is translated from the coding sequence ATGAAAGAATTTATATTCACAGATGTACCTATCGAAGCCACTCCTTTTTTGTTGCAAAAAAATATAAGCAAATTAACAATAGATAGTCTTATTATATATATATGTGATAATAAAGTTGATCCTTTAAAAATAAAAAAATGGCTAGATTTTTTAGAAATTAATTCTTTGATAATAGAGAGTCCTGATGTTATACCGTATGAATTAAATTTTTCTAGCAAAAAATCTGTTTTTTTATATTTTAAATCTTTAAATAATTTATCTAACAATCTAAAAAATATTAAAGTTATAATACTAACAATTAATACATTAATTAAAAAAAATTTACCAAAAAGTATTATAAATAAAGCAAATATAGAAATTAAATGCGGAAAAAATTTAGAACAACACATCTTAGTACAAAAATTATTACATTGGGGATATGAGATAAAAAAAACAGCTTATGCTATTGGAGATATCGCTATAAAAGGAAATTTAGTAGATATTATTACTCCTTTAGAAGCCTTAAGAGTAGATTATTTTGATAATAAAATAGATAATATAAGGCTATTTGATATAAATACACAATTAACTACCGCAAAAATTGAACAAAAGTGCCAAATTTTTCCCGTAAAATTATTAATGTATGATTATATCAATATTAACTCTCTTAATAATTTTTTTAAGAAAAAAAACCTAAACATTACCAAATCTTTGAATCATAACATAAGATATCCAGGAGAGGAAAATTGGGCTAATATTTTTTATAATGTTGAATTACAAAATTTTTTTAAATATCTTGATAAAATTGAAAAAGACTGCTTAAAAAAATGTGTATTAATTTTTGATCATATAAATTTGACTAATATAAATAATTCATTATCTGCTCTTTATGCTCAGCAAAAAAAGAACGTTGAGGTAGAATTCTCTTCCGCTAAAGAATTGCTGTACTTAGATGTGCAGCAAGATATCTCTAAAAAATTTAAAAATAATATAGCATTCATTGCAACTCAGGATTCATTTTATCATAAAACACATAAAGATCATGTTGTTCAAAAATCTGAAATAATTCAAAATTTTCTTAACCATGAACAAAACTTACGTGAGACATTTGCATCTAAATCTAAGCAAACTAAAATAATCTTAACGTTTCCTTCTCAAGGGTGCTTAATTAGTGTTGCAAAAATATTGAACTTAAAATTCAATATAATTGAAAAAATTTCTCAAGCTAAATCGGAAGAAATAAATTGCTCTATTCTACACTTAAATTATGGTTTTAATTGCCAATCTGAGAAATATATATTCATTGCTTTAAAAAATACTTTAGTAAAGCAACAATCTACTGATTATAAATTATCTTCTATATATATGCATGATATAGAAATTGGTGATTTAGTGGTGCATAAAAAATACGGCATAGGGATTTTTGGTGGAATTATAGAATTATTTATCGATAAACAATTGAAGCAACATTTTTATGTTATCGAATATCAAAATCATGATAAAATATATACCCCTGTGGAAAATGTTAATCTAATTTTCAAATATGGAACATCAAACGATACTACTGTTTTAGATACGATTGGATCAAAAAATTGGCAAAAAAGAAAAGAAAATGCAAAAAATAGAATATCTTTAATAGCCGATGAATTAATTAAAACTGCTGCAATAAGAAATAGGATAAAAATTGATAATATTAAAATTAATTGTGAATCATATAAACTATTCTGTGATTCTTTTCCTTATATAGAAACGGATGATCAACTAACGGTCTTACAAGACATTTTTACGGATTTACAAAATAATAAATTAATTGATCGCTTAATATGCGGTGATGCTGGAGTAGGTAAAACAGAAGTAGCATTGAGAGCAGCATTTATTATCACAGATAACAACTTTAATAATCAGGTTGCCTTATTATCACCTACAACTGTTCTAGCCAATCAACATTATAAATTATTCCATAATAGAATGTCAGAATTTGGTATTAACGTTGTTGAATTATCTAGCAATACTAAAAATCCAAAAAAAATTAAAGAAGAAATAAAAACTGGAATAGCACAAGTAGTGATAGGGACTACTTCCCTATTAAAAACAGAATTTGCTAATTTAAAAATGCTGATTATAGATGAAGAACAACAATTTGGAGTAAAAGATAAAGAATATATAAAAAAGACATATCCTAAAACACATGTTATTTCAATGTCAGCCACTCCTATTCCTAGAACATTACAAATGTCATTATCTTCTATAAGAGATCTAAGTTTAATCACAACATTTCCTAAAGATAGAATAATTCCCTGTGTTTTCGTATCACAATATAATTTAACTATAATTAAAAATTTTATACTAAGAGAATATAAAAGAGGGGGATCAGTCCTTTACATATGCCCAAGAATTAAAGACATCCAATATTTATATTCAGATATTGCAGATTTTTGCAAAGAATACAATATCAATACAGAGGTTTTACATGGCAAATTAAAAAATCAAGAAATTGAAGATATAATGTCGAGGTTTCGTAAAAGGGATACCTCTGTTGTTTTAGCAACAAATATTGTACAGTCGGGAATAGATATTAGTCATACAAATACAATAATAGTTTATGATTCACATAAATTTGGAACATCTCAGTTATATCAGTTACGTGGAAGGGTAGGCAGATCAAACGTACAATCTTATGTTTATTTTATTAAACCCGATGATATAACCGAAGCAGCCGAAGATAGATTAAATTTTATCAAATCTTTAAACCAAATGAACTGTAGTTTTAGTGTCGCAAATTACGATATGGATTTTCGTGGATTTGGAAATTTAGTGGGAGATAAACAATCTGGTAAAGTAAAAGAAGTTGGAATTGAAATGTATCAAGAAATGTTGAATGCAGCAATATTAAATAAGCCAGTAATTGAAGAAATAACGGTCTCTATAAATCTCAATAGAGGAATCCCAAATGAATATATTAAAGATTTTAAAACACGGATGCAAATATATAGAAAACTTAGCAAAGCTGAAACAAAAGAAGAAATTTTACAAATAACTTCTGAAATGATAGATAGATTTGGTGAAATACCAGATGTTGTAGATAATTTAATAAAAATCAGCTTATTGATAACTTTATCCAAACATATTGGTATAAAATCTATTACTATTACAAAAAAATATATCTATATTAATTTTTTAAGAATTAATATAGATGCAAAAAATCTAATATTATTTATAATGAAAAATAATTTGAAATATAAGATAATTAAAAAAGATGAAATAAAAGTAGTAGAATACAATGAAAGTCTTGAACAATCCTTAAAAAGGGCTATAGAACATATTGAAATATTCAGTGATATTTTATGTAGAGCAGATCAATAA
- a CDS encoding DNA recombination protein RmuC, giving the protein MSCFTLSLILFCCLIASIITTLVFFFKYQSKILQKNFIIDSLKNDTESFIRTNSELNKEFGDLKIKYEKNLLERQTLEKNYIAIKSSLNSELTILKENYSKLLDDYQIFKKQRDTLIAENSSLKKADEFSKNYQSEFKNFFENVANKNIKQQSIEFTSKSADHLKTLIEPLRTTIEKYEKEHRNNSDYLKESNVVSRKMQEEMISIFNRMFNTLKHDNKIQGNWGETILINILKNFGFKEDRDFFVQQSLPSKRIADVILKIPHYNREDTSIIIDSKVSIKSYDEYINAEDDLKKDFLKKHADSIKNHIKNLAEKEYNSLLNECKTDHNFAPFIIMFVPMEDALNSAIYYNKDIFSFAWKKKIILVSQNQLVMSLFIIRSICDAAKQYANNNNIIYEFRKIYSNLEKFIKDFDKLGNEIMKIQERYHEISKRIINNRKGFGICKSIESLDVSGSDVNILDSSNESLIAINNEQDNNIEDSMKNLKDMGCIDIK; this is encoded by the coding sequence ATGTCTTGTTTTACTTTATCTCTAATTTTATTTTGTTGTTTAATTGCATCCATTATAACTACTTTGGTATTTTTTTTTAAATATCAAAGTAAAATTTTACAAAAAAATTTTATAATTGATTCACTAAAAAATGATACGGAATCATTTATTCGTACTAATTCTGAATTAAACAAAGAGTTTGGTGATTTAAAAATAAAATATGAAAAAAATTTGCTTGAAAGGCAAACTTTAGAAAAGAATTATATTGCTATAAAATCATCTTTAAATAGTGAATTAACAATATTAAAAGAAAATTACTCAAAATTGCTTGATGATTATCAAATTTTTAAAAAACAAAGAGATACTCTGATTGCAGAAAATTCTTCTTTAAAAAAGGCTGATGAATTTAGTAAAAATTATCAATCTGAGTTTAAGAATTTTTTTGAAAATGTTGCTAATAAAAATATTAAACAACAGTCTATAGAATTTACATCAAAGTCTGCTGATCATTTAAAAACACTTATAGAGCCTTTACGAACAACTATAGAAAAATATGAAAAAGAGCATAGAAATAATTCAGATTATTTAAAAGAATCAAATGTTGTTTCTCGTAAAATGCAAGAAGAAATGATTTCGATTTTTAATCGTATGTTTAATACATTAAAACATGATAATAAAATTCAGGGTAATTGGGGAGAAACCATTTTAATTAATATACTTAAAAATTTTGGATTTAAAGAAGATCGAGATTTTTTTGTACAACAGAGCTTACCTTCAAAAAGAATAGCTGATGTGATATTAAAAATTCCGCATTACAATAGAGAAGATACTTCTATTATAATAGATTCCAAAGTTTCTATTAAATCTTATGATGAATATATTAATGCTGAGGATGATTTGAAAAAAGATTTCCTAAAGAAACATGCAGATTCGATAAAAAATCATATTAAAAATTTAGCCGAAAAAGAATATAATAGCTTATTAAATGAATGTAAAACAGATCACAATTTTGCTCCTTTTATTATAATGTTCGTACCTATGGAAGATGCTTTAAATTCTGCTATTTATTATAATAAAGATATATTTAGTTTTGCGTGGAAAAAGAAAATAATACTGGTTAGTCAAAATCAATTAGTTATGTCGTTATTTATTATACGTTCTATTTGTGATGCTGCTAAACAATATGCAAACAATAACAATATCATTTATGAATTTAGGAAAATTTATTCTAATTTAGAGAAATTTATAAAAGATTTTGATAAATTAGGTAATGAAATTATGAAAATTCAAGAGAGATATCATGAAATAAGCAAACGAATAATAAATAATAGAAAAGGCTTTGGTATTTGTAAAAGTATAGAATCTCTTGATGTAAGCGGCTCTGATGTTAATATTTTGGATTCTTCAAATGAATCTTTGATAGCAATTAATAACGAGCAAGATAATAATATTGAAGATAGTATGAAAAATCTAAAAGATATGGGATGTATTGATATTAAATAA
- a CDS encoding D-alanine--D-alanine ligase, whose protein sequence is MIHKKKILVLKGGYSVEREISLNSAIEVEKSLNNLKYEWDSFDLKNRNEIINFIKICNNFDLIFNCIHGIYGEDGCIQGLMNMLGIAYTGSGLLPSSILMNKIMTKKLCSSVLNINIADGCFIKRDIYSNNYKYDESLLKRPHIVKPVCEGSSYGVSFFDAIENFFDPSILDEYKGVDFMLEEYIPGIDVTVGVISGKAAGVMEILINRDKIFYDVESKYSQDKLAKHIYPARIDEATYKEIMNQSSEIFSYFGCRGVIRVDYRYDPAKNRAVLLEVNTSPGLSKKSLIPDIINHNMISMDDLIEKIIDDL, encoded by the coding sequence ATGATTCATAAAAAAAAAATATTGGTTTTAAAAGGTGGATATTCTGTAGAGAGAGAAATATCTTTAAACAGTGCTATTGAAGTAGAAAAATCTTTAAATAACCTCAAGTACGAATGGGATTCTTTTGATTTGAAAAATCGGAATGAAATTATCAATTTTATAAAAATTTGTAATAATTTTGATCTTATTTTTAATTGTATTCACGGAATATATGGAGAAGATGGTTGTATACAAGGTTTGATGAATATGTTGGGGATCGCGTATACAGGGTCTGGTTTATTACCTAGTTCAATTTTAATGAACAAAATAATGACAAAGAAGCTATGTTCATCTGTTTTGAATATTAATATTGCTGATGGGTGTTTTATAAAAAGAGACATATATAGTAATAACTATAAATATGATGAATCATTGTTAAAAAGGCCGCATATTGTTAAACCTGTTTGTGAAGGCTCTAGTTATGGAGTCAGTTTTTTTGATGCTATTGAAAATTTCTTTGATCCTAGTATTTTGGATGAATATAAAGGAGTTGATTTTATGCTTGAAGAATATATCCCTGGTATTGATGTTACGGTTGGAGTAATATCGGGTAAAGCTGCAGGTGTTATGGAAATATTAATTAATAGAGATAAGATATTTTATGACGTAGAAAGTAAATATTCTCAAGATAAACTTGCTAAACATATCTATCCTGCTAGGATAGATGAAGCTACTTATAAAGAGATTATGAATCAATCTTCGGAAATATTTTCTTATTTTGGCTGTAGAGGTGTTATTAGAGTTGATTATCGATATGATCCAGCAAAAAATCGAGCTGTATTACTAGAAGTTAATACGAGCCCTGGTCTAAGTAAGAAGTCTCTTATTCCTGATATAATAAATCATAATATGATCAGTATGGATGATCTTATTGAAAAGATTATTGATGATTTATAA